Genomic window (Paraburkholderia phenazinium):
CGCACCGGTGATGGTCGAATCGGCGCAGCGCGATTTCACGCAGCACCACGGCCTGCCGGAAGACGAGTTCTATGCGGATTCCTTCACGAGCGCAGCGGATCTCGCCAACCCGGTGTAACTCGCCGGTGAAGCCATGAAGCGCGCCACCGTAAGCTCTGAAAGCCCACGCGGCGGACCCAAAAAATCCGCCGCCGACTAAATTCATGGTTTACACCGGCGCTCGCGTTGTCGTATTCTTTCGCCCATGAACCGCATCCAGTCCGAACTTCGACGTCGCCGCTCGCTGCTCCCTTAGGGACGCCGCCGGCTTTGTCACGGATTCGCGCCGATCAGGCGCATGTTGTTCGAATCACGAAAGCCACGGCATGCCGTGGCTTTTTTGTTTTTGCCGTTTCCTTTTTCCGATCCTTCACCCCTGCAACGCCCGGAGCCTGCCGCCATGAATTTCAATGAGTACCCCGTCGAGTCGCTGATGTACATCACCAACCGGCCCGAGATCGTTTTCACGCACGGCAAGGGTTCGTGGATCTACGACAACACCGGCAAGCGATACCTCGACTTCATCCAGGGGTGGGCCGTCAACAGCCTCGGGCATTGCAACGAAGGCATGATCGACGCGCTGAACAAGCAGGCGCAACTGTTGATCAATCCGTCGCCGGCCTTCTACAACGCGCCGATGGCGCAGCTCGCGGGCCTGCTCACGCAGCATAGCTGCTTCGACAAGGTGTTCTTCGCGAACAGCGGCGCCGAAGCCAACGAAGGCGCCATCAAGCTCGCTCGCAAGTGGGGCAAGAAGCATAAGGACGGCGCTTTCGAGATCATCACGTTCGACCACAGCTTCCACGGCCGCACGCTCGCCACCATGTCGGCAAGCGGCAAGCCGGGCTGGGACACCATCTACGCGCCGCAAGTGCCGGGTTTCCCGAAGGCCGACCTGAACGACATCGCCTCGGTCGAGAAGCTCATCAGCGGCAAGACCGTCGCCGTGATGCTCGAACCGATCCAGGGCGAAGGCGGCGTGATCCCCGCGACGCGTGAGTTCATGCAGCAACTGCGCGCGCTGACGCAGAAGCACAACCTCCTGTTGATCGTCGACGAAGTGCAAAGCGGTTGCGGCCGTGCAGGCACGCTGTTCGCGTATGAGCTGTCGGGTATCGAGCCTGACATCATGACGCTCGGCAAGGGCATCGGCGGCGGTGTGCCGTTGGCGGCGCTGCTGTGCAAGGCCGCGGTCGAAGTGTTCGAAGCCGGCGATCAGGGCGGCACCTATAACGGCAACCCGCTGATGACGGCGGTGGGTTACTCGGTGATCTCGCAACTGACCGCGCCGGACTTCCTCGAAGGCGTGCGGGCGCGCGGCGAATATCTGCGCGCGAAGCTGCTGGAGCTATCCGAAGAACGCGGTTTCGAGGGCGAACGTGGCGAAGGGTTGCTGCGCGCGCTGCTGCTCGGCAAGGACATCGGCAACCAGATCGTCGAAAAGGCTCGCAACATGCAGCCGGACGGCTTGCTGCTGAACGCGGCGCGCCCCAACCTGCTGCGCTTCATGCCGGCGCTGAACGTGACGAACGAAGAAATCGACCAGATGATGGCCATGCTGCGGTCGATTCTCGACACCCTGTAATCCGCCCGGAGCGCATATGACGATGACGACGACCGCACCGCTCTCGATCCGCTGCTTCGAAGCCCGCGACACCGATGCCGTGGTCGCGCTGTGGCAAGAGGCGTTCCCCGAGTACCGGGACCTCACACGGCCGCAGCGCAATCCGCATCTGTCGATCGCCAACAAGATGACCACGCAGCCGGAACTGTTCTTCATCGCCGAGTTCGAGGGACAGCTGGTCGGCACGGTGATGGCGGGCTATGACGGGCACCGAGGCTGGATGTACTCGCTCGCAGTGGACACGACGCGGCGGCGGCTCGGCATCGGCACGCGGCTGGTCGCACATGCGGAGGCGGCGCTGACCGCGCGCGGCTGCCCAAAGGTGAATCTGCAGGTGCTCTCGGCGAAGGAAGATATTCGCGGGTTTTATGAAGCGCTCGGATATCGCGCAGATGCTGTGATCAGTATGGGCAAGCGGCTGGGGGAATTCGCCGACGCCGCGCCGGACGTCATGTGTCTGAAATGACAAAGGCCGCATGCATCGAACGACGCATGCGGCCTTTTTTCCTTAGCAGGTCAGCGAAGCTTACTCACCCAGATAAGCAGCCCGAACCTTCGGATCATCCAGCATCTGCTTCGCGTCGCCGGACATCGTCACCAGACCCGAGTCCATCACGTAGCCGCGATTGGCCGCCTGCAACGCCAGACGCGCGTTCTGCTCGACCAGCAGCACGGTCATGCCTTCGGCCGAGATCGCCCGCACCACTTCGAAGATCTTCTCGACCATGATCGGCGACAGGCCCATCGACGGCTCGTCGAGCAACAACAGCTTAGGCTTGCTGATGATTGCGCGCGCCATCGCCAGCATCTGCTGCTCACCGCCCGACAACGTGC
Coding sequences:
- a CDS encoding acetylornithine transaminase, producing MNFNEYPVESLMYITNRPEIVFTHGKGSWIYDNTGKRYLDFIQGWAVNSLGHCNEGMIDALNKQAQLLINPSPAFYNAPMAQLAGLLTQHSCFDKVFFANSGAEANEGAIKLARKWGKKHKDGAFEIITFDHSFHGRTLATMSASGKPGWDTIYAPQVPGFPKADLNDIASVEKLISGKTVAVMLEPIQGEGGVIPATREFMQQLRALTQKHNLLLIVDEVQSGCGRAGTLFAYELSGIEPDIMTLGKGIGGGVPLAALLCKAAVEVFEAGDQGGTYNGNPLMTAVGYSVISQLTAPDFLEGVRARGEYLRAKLLELSEERGFEGERGEGLLRALLLGKDIGNQIVEKARNMQPDGLLLNAARPNLLRFMPALNVTNEEIDQMMAMLRSILDTL
- a CDS encoding GNAT family acetyltransferase, which translates into the protein MTTTAPLSIRCFEARDTDAVVALWQEAFPEYRDLTRPQRNPHLSIANKMTTQPELFFIAEFEGQLVGTVMAGYDGHRGWMYSLAVDTTRRRLGIGTRLVAHAEAALTARGCPKVNLQVLSAKEDIRGFYEALGYRADAVISMGKRLGEFADAAPDVMCLK